CTTGTTCGGCTCtttacaattataattatgCTACACGTTTCTACGCTCCTATGGTAGCTAttttttggctgcctttcATTTCAGCTCGCTCCGTCGTCATCGTTTCTTTTCGAACCTAGGCTTATAATGCGACCGACATACAttcgtttatataaatatatataattcctTTTAAAAACAACTAAAACATAACATATCGAGTGATTGGCTTGCCATTTACATGATAAACAATTGACTAAAGCAAACATAATAGTAATAGTAGCGTTAGGCTAATCAATGACAATGATGATTATGTATTCGTTAGGCAATACAAGGTGTTTCGGCTTACGCGTACGCTTACTTATACAAAATACAATATGTGGTTCCGCTTCTCAAAACACAAACAGTGAAACATTGAAACTCCTCCCGGTGAAAGTTTAGTCTAGTGGTTGTTTCCGCTGTGTTGCGGTCTGCTCTCCTCTCCTCTGGTGCAGTTACGGTTCAGCAAATATGTTCcttctaatttaaaataaattatgtgtacgtgtatatataaacatatcCATTATGTGACTACTACTTCATTCAGCAAGCCTAGTTTTGATTCGTGCACAAACAATTCTCAGCTATCAGCTCTCAGCTCTCGTTTCTTGTTTCTCAATTCTCGATTCTCAATTCTCACTTTTCGATTCCCCATCCATCCGGCTTTCTTCTTTCTAGTTTTTATAGTTGCGAAAAGTAATCTTAGTCAGTCTCATGGTCACGATGCAGAgttcatttataatttttactaGATAAACCTTTTTCGTCGTCGTTTAGCGGGGTAACTCCTTCATTTGGCGACGTTGTTGTTCTGGTTGATGGTGATATAGTCGAAGGTGTGATTAGGATTAGAATAGCGTAAAGTGTTGATCAAATTTGGCCAAATTTTCCTACATAGAGAGAGGTTACTGTATTGTGTGTTTGCGATTGGTTTTGTTTGGGGTGGCTGGCTTGGCTTGTTAGTTTAACTACATAAATGGCGACAACATTTACGAAACCTAAACATTAATAACATTGATAGCAAGATGCCGCGTCCCCGCTGACAGCTGACTTGGGGTACTCCTTCGGGGATCGCTGCGAGGGCCAAGCAAGTCCAACGGCCAGCCGTTGGGCCTGCGAGCCCAGCCAGCTGATCAGATCGCTGGGGACGCCTTGGCACACAATTGATAAACTTAACATTAAAACAATCTACCGGCTTACTAACTAAAAACGATTACAAAACGGGCTGTGAATGGGGACGCAGGGTGGACAGCTAGACGCGACACAAACATATGGTAGATACGACGAATCTTACAAagctaaatataaaaacatttacgTTCGTTTATGAAATCAAACTTCAAACGCGGTTCAAAGCTAAGTGAACACAAAAACTGCTGGCAGCCACAAATCTAACGTCTTGACAATCCGATCCCTCAGACAGCGCAGAACATTGTTCAGTTCATTGCCTGCTCAGTCATTTGGCGGCACAACGTCTCTAGCTGCTCCAGGCTCTTAAAGTCATTCATCTTGTACTCGGTGACATGGGGCGACATGCCCAGATTGACCAGCGGCGGCTGGGACAGGCAATGATCGACGGCATGGTTGTTGTTCTTACTGCTTTGGTGACAAAGATTGTGGACACAGGCACCACCGGTTACGCCACCACCAACATTGGAGCACAGACAGCTGCCACTGCCCacggcggcggcagctgctGCCAACAGTTGCAGCTGTTGTTGATTAATCAAGTTGTTGTTCAGCatgctgttgttattgttgttgttattaatTAGGATCTGCGGCTGATCGTGCTGCTCCTGACTCGGATTGGGATTCGGATTACTAACCATCACAACAGCGGCCATGGTCTTCTTTGGTTGTTGCTCCGCACTGGACACTCCTCCGCTGAGCttcctctgctgctgctgctgttgattgCGCTCCACCACGAGGTTGTCGTTGGATCCATTGTTGGTAAGCACTCCCTGGCCCGGCTTGAAGATCATCTGCTGCGCCTGCTGTGGACCGCCAGCCACCAAGATGAGATTGTTCAGCGACCGGCGATGCGACTGTGGCGGCGTCTGCTGCGGCAACGCCGGAAAGTGGTTGTGCTGCTGCAGCATTTGCTGCATCTGCTGGGCATGATGATGCGACTTGCcgggcggcggcggtggcggctgCTGTTGGGGATTGCCCATGAAGCTGGGGTACGAGGAGCTCTTGTACTGCGGCTGATGAGAAGGACCGCCGCCGTAGCCGTTGTAGTCAAACTGCGgcaggggcggcggcggctgctgctgcgaaTGATGGGGCAGCGGGTGCTGCAGGCAATTTAGCGAAAAGTTCAGCATGTCGTTGGAGTTCTTGCGGTTGTTAATCCTATCGTTGCTGCCGCTCTTTGTGTCGCACTTGCGAGTCTTGCCATTCCATCTAATAAAACGATAAAATTACTAAATTGAATACAAGAGTGACGAGTGTTTAAAAACATACCTTGGCTTGTTGATGTTGCCATTGTTTGGCCCCACTCCGGCTGGCTTAACGTGATGCATCTTCGGTACCATGGAGATCTTCATCTTGGACAGCTTGAACTTCAGGTCCTTGAGTTGGTTGGCATGGTTCATGAACGCCTCGTTATGAATGGACCGGTCCAAGATCCACATAAAAACTCCCAGTGTCTCGTCGTCCTGTGCAGCATACGGATCCTGCTGCAGTGTGTTGCTCACAATGTCGATGACCTTGAGGAAGCGCAGTCCAATGTTCTCCTCCGGCGGCCCAAGGGATTCCAGAGGCTTCATCGGTGTCAGCACAATGTTGGTCAGCTCTTCGACGGCAGTGCTCAGCTTCATTTGACCAGATAATAACTCTTGCTCCACCCGGTTGAGTATGTGGGCCCGCTCCTTCAGCTTATCGATGCAGAGAGCCAGCTTGTGGGAGGCGCCCTTGGTGACGCCAACGCTCTGCAGGAAGTCCTCAGTGATCAACAGCATCTCCTCGTACGTCATGTTCTTGAACAGCTCGATGTACTTGTGCAATCGCAGGGACTTCAGCCAAAGGCCTATTCCCGACATGCCCACGTTGCGGGTGTGGAACTTGATATAGTTGGGCTTGAACTCGTCCAGACGCGTATCGGACCCACTATTGATCAAGGCTCCGCGCTGATGCTCAATGGACAAGGAGAAGCTGCGCGGCTTGTTGGCGAATTGGGCCAGGTTCTCCGTGGAATTGGAGCAGTTGTCGTTGACCGTGATCACCGAGGAGTTAGAAGAACTGGAGCAGCTCGAGATCGTTTGTGTGGTGAGGCTGTTGGAGCGTCGCGTCTTTAGGGCCGCAATCTTGCTGTCCAGGCTCCAGCGGTTGATCTCGCCAAACTGATCCCCCACATTTCCCATCAGGATCGATGCATAGGGAGGAGGCTGGAGCAACTGCTGCTGGAGATGCGGCGGAGGCTGCAATCGTTCGTCTACCGGGTTTCCGCCAGTTCGTGCACAAACACTACTGCTGGCCAGGCTGCAGGCCTCTCCCATATCCGCCGTGACCGGATCGAAGTCGAGTATCTCAGTGCCATTCTTGCTGAATGACGTGTCATGGTCGTCGCCACCACCGATCCCCAGCATAGAGCCCGCTCCGGCGACCACACCGTTGACCAGCGAAGAGCTGCCCTCCAGCGACAGGCCGAGGCTATTCTGACTAGAAGCTAATTCGTTCAGGGTAATACCATTGAGATTATCACAGAGTGGGTTGATCGACCCGTTGGAGCTGCCGCCTCCGCTGCCACGCCAATCACCGGCCAACTTTGTTTGCAGCTGTTTGCTGGGCGGGGCGATTGTCTGCCAGTCGTTGGTGCGCGAGGATCGTGGGCCGCTTACCGGGCACAGCGAGGATGAGGCCACCGACGAACAAGAGGCTGTCGAGGAGCTGGTCGCCGACGAGGAACAACTGCCACTGCCTGTGGAGCTGCCACCGGCGACCAGTTGCGGCGAGGGCTGCAGGAAGTAACTGCGATTAGTCAggcccgccgccgccgcctggaTATGATCCTCCAGGTGACGCAGCCAAATGTTCAGCGATCGCCGGTCCTCGCTGGTGATCGCCGGATGGATGAGTAGGTACGAGAAGATCTGCTGCACCAGCTCCGTGGGCACAATCTGCTGCATGGTGTCCTTGACGGCCACTGGGATGAGGGTCAGGTAGATGAGTTTGGCCTCCTCGTTGCCCGGCTTCAGTAGGGGCAGCATGTTGAGCACCTCGTGCAGAATATCTTCCTTGCGGGCGTACAGCTTCCGCTCGTCACACTGCGCCGAGGTGGTGATCTGGAAGTCGCTGCCGTAGCACGGCATCGAATCCTTGtcggatgaggaggaggacaTGGCGTCGAGCAGGTCGCATGGCTGGAACGTCTTGTAGGCGTTCAGCAGGTTCTGCAGGTACACCGGATTGTTGGCATTAATGTCGATCACCACACTGCTCAGGTTCGTCTGCGAGGTGCCCAGGTTCTGGGTCAGGTTGCTGTCGATCGAATACTGCAGAAACTTGAGGCTCGGGTAGCGCAGCCGCTTGAGCAGTGCGTACATCACGACGGTCCGCTCGCAGTCGTTCCACTTCTCGAAGAGATTTGTCACTGTGGTCACCTGCTCGCAGAACAGCGCGTTGGACGGCTGGCTCTGGTTGGGATTGGCGCTAGGATTGGAActgccattgccattggcGTGTGTCGCCGTTGTCGTGGCTGTGGATGGGGCCTCCTTGTGGACAGCCGTTGGGGTGGATGTGGTGGGCTGCATCTCGTGGGATGCACTGTTACAGGTATTGTTGGATTGGCCGCTGATGCCGGAGGTCATCGCGTTGTCAGTTCCAGTTGCGTTTGCGTACTTCATCTCGTTGTTAGTTTGCTTCTTGTTTGCGGGGTAGTGTGTCTATTATAATTTAGGGTATTTTAATTCTTACGGCTCTTTGTGGTTATTTGGTTGCGTTTCCTGCAATTAGAAAAGTGAGAGAGGGTTATAAATGATTCTGCACAGTTTCAGATAAGCTAGTCACTGCCATAACCTTTTAAGGTTACCTTTGTTGATTTTATCTTAAGAAGGCTCTAATTAGTTGATTATCCTAAGAAAGACCCAAGATGTTAGGATTTGGGAAAGAAAAGTTTCGATGGGGTACATTTTATGGAAGATAACTTAAAAGTTAGCTTCGCTTTCAGAGGAAAATACCAGCAGTTCCCAACCACGTGATCGAATCAATCACTTTCTTATTTTCCTGGAATTTGTCGCCATTGCTCCACTCGGGCTTGGAGTGCCGTGCAGCGATAATAGAATAAACTCTAAGCCGCAAATAACGCTCGAATTTAATCAAATCAGCTTTCGCTAATTTGTTAAGTTTACAAGCTCGGAGACAGCAGCGCGGTAGCAACAACAATTATCTGTAATTGACGATTGGAAATTAGCATTTGCACGGTCCGCCGATCGGGCCGACCGACTGGCTTATCAGGAAagcaaataaacaacaaatataTAACACCTTCGATTCGCTTCGACGGCGCGAGTGACGAGCGAcgataaatcaataaaataacaaacatTTCAAATACCAAATCGTTAATTTCGACTTTGGATTTGGGTTTCCACTTCGATTTCCGGGCGGGTGGGAAGAAGAAGAGCTGGAAGAAGGGGCTGCGAGCGGCGGGGGCGAGAAGTTTGGTTAGGTTTTTGCACAGTTTCGCACTTTTCATTTAGTTTCGTTTGCCATTGCTTGTGTGTGCCCATTTCGAATCTTGTTTCTTCTGCCGCCGttgctttgttgttgttgcttctgCTCTGGCGACTTT
This window of the Drosophila biarmipes strain raj3 chromosome 3L, RU_DBia_V1.1, whole genome shotgun sequence genome carries:
- the LOC108029736 gene encoding protein Smaug isoform X2 encodes the protein MKYANATGTDNAMTSGISGQSNNTCNSASHEMQPTTSTPTAVHKEAPSTATTTATHANGNGSSNPSANPNQSQPSNALFCEQVTTVTNLFEKWNDCERTVVMYALLKRLRYPSLKFLQYSIDSNLTQNLGTSQTNLSSVVIDINANNPVYLQNLLNAYKTFQPCDLLDAMSSSSSDKDSMPCYGSDFQITTSAQCDERKLYARKEDILHEVLNMLPLLKPGNEEAKLIYLTLIPVAVKDTMQQIVPTELVQQIFSYLLIHPAITSEDRRSLNIWLRHLEDHIQAAAAGLTNRSYFLQPSPQLVAGGSSTGSGSCSSSATSSSTASCSSVASSSLCPVSGPRSSRTNDWQTIAPPSKQLQTKLAGDWRGSGGGSSNGSINPLCDNLNGITLNELASSQNSLGLSLEGSSSLVNGVVAGAGSMLGIGGGDDHDTSFSKNGTEILDFDPVTADMGEACSLASSSVCARTGGNPVDERLQPPPHLQQQLLQPPPYASILMGNVGDQFGEINRWSLDSKIAALKTRRSNSLTTQTISSCSSSSNSSVITVNDNCSNSTENLAQFANKPRSFSLSIEHQRGALINSGSDTRLDEFKPNYIKFHTRNVGMSGIGLWLKSLRLHKYIELFKNMTYEEMLLITEDFLQSVGVTKGASHKLALCIDKLKERAHILNRVEQELLSGQMKLSTAVEELTNIVLTPMKPLESLGPPEENIGLRFLKVIDIVSNTLQQDPYAAQDDETLGVFMWILDRSIHNEAFMNHANQLKDLKFKLSKMKISMVPKMHHVKPAGVGPNNGNINKPRWNGKTRKCDTKSGSNDRINNRKNSNDMLNFSLNCLQHPLPHHSQQQPPPPLPQFDYNGYGGGPSHQPQYKSSSYPSFMGNPQQQPPPPPPGKSHHHAQQMQQMLQQHNHFPALPQQTPPQSHRRSLNNLILVAGGPQQAQQMIFKPGQGVLTNNGSNDNLVVERNQQQQQQRKLSGGVSSAEQQPKKTMAAVVMENLAKFDQHFTLF
- the LOC108029736 gene encoding protein Smaug isoform X3, whose protein sequence is MKYANATGTDNAMTSGISGQSNNTCNSASHEMQPTTSTPTAVHKEAPSTATTTATHANGNGSSNPSANPNQSQPSNALFCEQVTTVTNLFEKWNDCERTVVMYALLKRLRYPSLKFLQYSIDSNLTQNLGTSQTNLSSVVIDINANNPVYLQNLLNAYKTFQPCDLLDAMSSSSSDKDSMPCYGSDFQITTSAQCDERKLYARKEDILHEVLNMLPLLKPGNEEAKLIYLTLIPVAVKDTMQQIVPTELVQQIFSYLLIHPAITSEDRRSLNIWLRHLEDHIQAAAAGLTNRSYFLQPSPQLVAGGSSTGSGSCSSSATSSSTASCSSVASSSLCPVSGPRSSRTNDWQTIAPPSKQLQTKLAGDWRGSGGGSSNGSINPLCDNLNGITLNELASSQNSLGLSLEGSSSLVNGVVAGAGSMLGIGGGDDHDTSFSKNGTEILDFDPVTADMGEACSLASSSVCARTGGNPVDERLQPPPHLQQQLLQPPPYASILMGNVGDQFGEINRWSLDSKIAALKTRRSNSLTTQTISSCSSSSNSSVITVNDNCSNSTENLAQFANKPRSFSLSIEHQRGALINSGSDTRLDEFKPNYIKFHTRNVGMSGIGLWLKSLRLHKYIELFKNMTYEEMLLITEDFLQSVGVTKGASHKLALCIDKLKERAHILNRVEQELLSGQMKLSTAVEELTNIVLTPMKPLESLGPPEENIGLRFLKVIDIVSNTLQQDPYAAQDDETLGVFMWILDRSIHNEAFMNHANQLKDLKFKLSKMKISMVPKMHHVKPAGVGPNNGNINKPRWNGKTRKCDTKSGSNDRINNRKNSNDMLNFSLNCLQHPLPHHSQQQPPPPLPQFDYNGYGGGPSHQPQYKSSSYPSFMGNPQQQPPPPPPGKSHHHAQQMQQMLQQHNHFPALPQQTPPQSHRRSLNNLILVAGGPQQAQQMIFKPGQGVLTNNGSNDNLVVERNQQQQQQRKLSGGVSSAEQQPKKTMAAVVMNNNVAK
- the LOC108029736 gene encoding protein Smaug isoform X1; the protein is MKYANATGTDNAMTSGISGQSNNTCNSASHEMQPTTSTPTAVHKEAPSTATTTATHANGNGSSNPSANPNQSQPSNALFCEQVTTVTNLFEKWNDCERTVVMYALLKRLRYPSLKFLQYSIDSNLTQNLGTSQTNLSSVVIDINANNPVYLQNLLNAYKTFQPCDLLDAMSSSSSDKDSMPCYGSDFQITTSAQCDERKLYARKEDILHEVLNMLPLLKPGNEEAKLIYLTLIPVAVKDTMQQIVPTELVQQIFSYLLIHPAITSEDRRSLNIWLRHLEDHIQAAAAGLTNRSYFLQPSPQLVAGGSSTGSGSCSSSATSSSTASCSSVASSSLCPVSGPRSSRTNDWQTIAPPSKQLQTKLAGDWRGSGGGSSNGSINPLCDNLNGITLNELASSQNSLGLSLEGSSSLVNGVVAGAGSMLGIGGGDDHDTSFSKNGTEILDFDPVTADMGEACSLASSSVCARTGGNPVDERLQPPPHLQQQLLQPPPYASILMGNVGDQFGEINRWSLDSKIAALKTRRSNSLTTQTISSCSSSSNSSVITVNDNCSNSTENLAQFANKPRSFSLSIEHQRGALINSGSDTRLDEFKPNYIKFHTRNVGMSGIGLWLKSLRLHKYIELFKNMTYEEMLLITEDFLQSVGVTKGASHKLALCIDKLKERAHILNRVEQELLSGQMKLSTAVEELTNIVLTPMKPLESLGPPEENIGLRFLKVIDIVSNTLQQDPYAAQDDETLGVFMWILDRSIHNEAFMNHANQLKDLKFKLSKMKISMVPKMHHVKPAGVGPNNGNINKPRWNGKTRKCDTKSGSNDRINNRKNSNDMLNFSLNCLQHPLPHHSQQQPPPPLPQFDYNGYGGGPSHQPQYKSSSYPSFMGNPQQQPPPPPPGKSHHHAQQMQQMLQQHNHFPALPQQTPPQSHRRSLNNLILVAGGPQQAQQMIFKPGQGVLTNNGSNDNLVVERNQQQQQQRKLSGGVSSAEQQPKKTMAAVVMVSNPNPNPSQEQHDQPQILINNNNNNNSMLNNNLINQQQLQLLAAAAAAVGSGSCLCSNVGGGVTGGACVHNLCHQSSKNNNHAVDHCLSQPPLVNLGMSPHVTEYKMNDFKSLEQLETLCRQMTEQAMN